A window of Gossypium raimondii isolate GPD5lz chromosome 7, ASM2569854v1, whole genome shotgun sequence genomic DNA:
TCTTCACAGCTTAAAAGACTAGGTACATCCAATTTCTTCTTCAACATTCCAGTACCAAGTTGTTCAAGGGAAAGTTATGATCACTAGCAAGATCAGTTACACATCAAATATCTAATATGACAATCTATATGCTGATGCAAAATGCTACAATAAAGTATACAGTGAACACAGTGATTCTCAAATTCTGAATTTAGccaatacaaaatcaaataacttAGATGCTAAAGCAAGATCTTTTAGAAAGCCTCTCACTACTTCATTGCAAGCCCAGAAAATAAGCATATGGCTTTACCACACATCAGGTAGATACCCAAAAGTTGACTAATTGTGCAAGTCTTTATCAACCCTCCCAAAGCCAGAAAAAATAGAAGGGGAGAAAAGGTAAAATCAACCTTCTTTTCTTCGGAACAAGACTGCCAATTCAAAATCTTAGGGAGAAATACACCCCCATCCAATGACCATGATCTACACAAGGTCACAAAACCCTGTTTGAATTATGACAATAAGAATAGATGCCGTCAAGGTTTAGACCTGAACATATAGATTAAAGAACTCATACTACACCAATATTTGATATGGAACAGGGGAAACTCAAGATTAAAGAATAATCAACAAAACAACTGAAACGcaacattcaagcatataaagCCACTCAATTGTTTACCAAGCAAGAAATAAGGGAAATGAAGCAAGAAATGTTTATTATTGAATTTCATATCACAATTGATTCACGAAGGAGTTCCCATCAATCTAATTGTTTTTACTACAACAAAAAAGAGACTCAATTTAATAACCATGCTTATATTCATattacaaatgaaaattttaacatatgaATTAAATTCCATAGAATTTATCACCTGAAACCGCCGACCAAATGCTCCCATATCCATTTTATCTTCCATAAGGTAAACTAACCAAGGTCATCAATAAAATAGCTCTTCAATCTTCCATTTTCTCCTCAACAGCTCGCCTCGCATAGACAGAAGCCAGCTGGACTTGGCAAGTCGACGATTCGgcactatataaaataaaggaaagaaatgCAAGCAAAGCACACAGGATGGAGACGTGAAGACCATCCACAGCAGACATTCTGACCAAAATTTACAACGTGGGGGCAGGGGAGGGCGAGGCCCCAGAACACACTTCAAGGCTAACCTGATTGAGCTATTGAACAACTTCTTTCGTCTTTCTAACTTTCTAGATCTCGTTCCTCCCAAAACTTCCATGATCAAGTTCATATCGATGTTTCGCACGTGGACTCTACAATTtgtacaagaaaaaaaaatcaaattaagctattaaattagcttataattcaaaatttattaaaaagttaagaGGAAGCACAAAAATCAAACCTTCGCGACTGCTTCAGCTAATAACTTGCCATCTCCAATCGAATCACCAGATTCAGAATCATCCTGAATCGCCATACAATCCCTCGGCGTTTCGAACCAAGACAATGAAAACTGCTTAGAAACGACACCGACGTCAAAATAAATGAGGCCCGAGCTAGGAACATCAACCCAAATCCCTTTGACCTGGAACCAAAGAAACAACTCTTGAGAAGAAATCCCAGACAAGGCCCCGATCTGCCCGTACTTCAAAGTCCCAGAAACATTCCTATCATAACGAAACTGGCATTCAAACATAGCATTACAAGCTTGATCCAATTGAACCTCGAAGCGGCCGGTTTCGTCGAACTCAAATCGGGTTATCCCCTTCGGAAGCAGCCCCGTGGGTAGCCCATGGGCCTTTAGGATATCGTAAATAGTCTCCTGCTCGCCGTTGACAAGCGCGAAGAAGATGAAAATGACGTGAAGAAATATGGCAGGAACTAAAGgaatcatttttctttatttttcgtGAGGAATTCTATGTTATTACATGAAGGCGgaaattagggttagggtttaaacGAAAGAAAATTAGGAGAATAAGATGAGAAAAGCGAACGAGAGAAGTAGGAGACAAGTGTTTGCCAGCTTGAATACAGATAGGATTAGGAGAATGATCAATTATGAGTAGGCCCCTCCTCTCCGTTATCCTCTACGGTTGGGATTTTCTCCTACCATAAGACAAACCAGTAGTTTACTGCCACGTAGATTAGGTAATGGCCTGACTGTAAATTCTCGGGGTTGTTTCGTGTTTATTCATGCCAGTGTCTATCTCTTACACGCGCTTCTATGGTGCGTGTAAATTAAACCCATTGCTATCCGGCTATGGTGATCCATAGCTGGATCATGGGCTTATAATACACGACGAATTCGTGATTTAAACAAGCCAGTTGGACCCTACGTTGGGCCACATTTGAAATGTGTCCAATAAACATTTTTTCTCatattatattagataaatGATTCTATGAAACTATTATTACACATTATTTCTATTCCTTTCAAATACAAGAAtgataaattagatttttctctaaatttttcactttttactcTTGAACAATTCAAGTTCAAACTAAAactactaaaaattataatttcatacaaTCATTATACAAAATAGTATCATATGAAATATCTGTATTCATACACTTTGGAGAAAAGTTAAATGGATATGCTATGAGGAATCCCTTTGGCCGTGATGCCTGCTGAGGTTTCGACCTTAGTTGCATCAGGGTAAAGAAGTTTGTATGGAACTTTTGCAGGCCCTCGTCTATTCATAAGCTCTGGATCTCCATTTCTCTCCATGATTTGCTTCTCCATCTCCCTCAGAGACTTATTGAACTTCTCAAATCTTTGCTTCACCTGCTCATTGTCTATCCACTCAGATGTTGCTCTCTGTCCTAAGTAAACTTCTTCAGACGTGTGCCGTGACAGTACCTCCATTAATGCTATCCCAAGGCTTGCCTCAAACCTATCTGGTAACATGTTGAGAAAATACTTATCTGGGTCCTTCAAGAATTCTGCAAACTCCATCGTACCTTCTTCGGGCACGAACTTCCGGCACCGACTGGGACGGTTTGGAGGATAACCTGCGTACGAATATTGCCCGAAATTCACTGATGCATGAAGGGCCGATGCGATCCATACGAGTGTTGTTAAAGTGCGTTTAAGGTCTGCCTTTGTGGTCATTTGACACCACCATTTCTCCTTGCGTTTATCGCCGTGGCCGACGTTTCGAATTTCCAACCACCATGCTTGTATTTCGGTATCGGATTTGACTGAAGCATCGTCTTCATAGAAGATGTCGCAAAAATCTCCCACCCATGTTTGGATGGCTAACCATATATCAAGACCGTCTAGACCGTAAGGATAATCTTGGAAGAGCATATGAGCTCCTCTGGGGTTTTCTGACTCTTCCAGGGCCATACACCTATGAAATGGCATGGTTTTTAGCATTAATTATATGCCATTTTTGTAGATTGTTTTAGCACATCATTATATGTACCTTTTGATTAGATCGGAAGGGAGAGCTTGTTCATCGAATCTCCATTGTTTGTAAAGTTCAGATGACAATTCCATGGAGAATTTTCCCGTGAAGAGTGTCTTCTCAAGGATTCCTCCGGCGTTTATCAGAACGGTCCGAGCTAGTGCGTTTATGTGCATGGTGTCTTTGAAATGAGGATCCAACAACCGGTGAATTGGATGCATCACGCTCAGCTGCCTCCTGGTGGCAATGATGAACGGCTCCACAACTGCATGAGTATGCAACCTGGAAAAAGAGGTGTTTAAACTATTCTGAATCAGTCCTAAATATGGATACACACGAGGATTTTGACTTTTGAGATCAAAGTTATGGCTCATAACCAATGGCTGATGAGCTGATGGTATGCCGAGTCGTTAGCTGCAACATGAGCTTTGGCCAACTGCCACAGTGCTTGAGGGATGTCTTCTTTTTCAGGAAGGAACACCATGGTTTTCATCCCGGCGACGTTGTTGGAGGAACCGGGATAGGTCAGCTCTATGGCCAATGGCTTCAAGGTGGCATCATTTCGTAAAAATAGCAATGTTCGGGATGCACAAGGGCAGACACCTTCCGAgtacatttttcttaaaaatggcAACAGATAATCATGGTGGTCCAGGACATAAATCCTCCATTGTTTCATTGCCTGTAATATAATGTGCTGAAAGTCGATTCACGAATACTAGAAGCCACAATCAAGGTAGTTAAGTTACCTGTTCGAAACTCAAACCATCAAGGTTGTGCTCAATGTCTGACTGCTCTATGTAGCTTTCCGTTAGTGTTCCTCGAGGTGGGAATTCCTGAATTATTACAAATCCGATGCGTAAACCAAGTAAAATGAATTGTATGCTGATAATATGAAGTATAATTGAAACGTTTTTAAGCTAATAGTATTTAAAACCAAGTCAAATAAGGAGCGACCCTCAAGCAATGAATTCTGGTAGGATTCGTCCCAGCAAGCATTTGTCGTCCGAATTCCTCATCTAGCTTCCATGCGAATTGATTAGCTGAAGGATAAAAagcattaaaagaaaattaagcaCATAGCAATGCATATTCTATGCGTGGAAATGGCagattgttgttgttatgactTATGATATCACCTCTTATGATTTGAGGCAGTGGGAATTTTATGTCAACTTCTTCAATCACGTGAGTGACATCTTTAAAAAGCTGAGCTGGTACaaactttttcactttctccGTCACCGATGTTCCCCTCATCGCTTGGCGTCTGTTGTTGGAATATAGGTCCCGTATGTCACCAAATGACTCAAAACTACTGGAATCACGAGGCAAGGATTTCGCCTCAGGTAGAAGGAAATGAGCCGTGGCTTGGATTGCATTTGCAATGAACTCAGATAGTTTCTTGGGACTGCATCGCTCATCCGGTGGAACATAAGTGTCCAAGCTAATCGTGCCTTGCCAATGATCAGAAACAAAAGTGAGAACAAACACACACACattcacatatatattaatatagatgCTTTCATATTACCATTTTTGGTAGCAGGGCGGCCGGTTCTTCCCCTGCGAGGATACGGACGTGAACGCGAACCACCCAAGACAGGTCTAACATGATCTGGACCTTTTTCAGGATTTCCAAGATCATCATACACATCATAATCATAGATTCGATCCCATTCTTTCCTTTCCCCAGTTCCATCACCTCTCAAGCTTTCAAGCTCTTCCTTTCTCAATTCCACCAGACAAGCTGGGCTTTTGCTCGGAAGATAACACTGCAATGACAGAAATTATAGAAATGCAACTACAAAAAAGGGGACCAAATTTGTATAAAACTAACTTACTGTGTTGGAAAAGAAAAGCCGACTGGTGTTAGTGTCTTTGATTGGATACACCCAAGATCGGCAATCAAAGTGGATGACGTTGTTTTCTGGAGGTACAAGAGTTGCAGATTGAAGGAAGAATCTATGCTTGTGATTGTTTTCTATAAGGAAAGCTCCTGGATTTCCAAATCCAGGCTCTACGTGTAACTTGATCTTATAAACGGTGGTTTTTGTGCTGTCTTTCTTACTGCTCTTTCCCTTCTTGAGGCATGCTTTCCCGCTCAACTTCCCTTTCCTGGTATCTTTTGAAGgcattgaagaaggagacatTAAAGGTCGAACATCATATCAAACGACgaactaattaaataatggcCAGCTAAACAAGAACTTACTTGGGTCGATTACAGTTGAACTATAAACCTGAACAGTTGCTGATTTTCCAGGACCTGATAATCCAGGGCTATGTTCAATCACGACTTTTCCATTGATAAGGTATCGGCTTCCATGGCGATCCTGCAGCGAATTACAATCAGAGATCTTGTTTCGGATAGCATTAAAACATTCTTGCATCTTGTAACATAGGTGATGATGAGAAtccatgtttattttttttcttttttaataaatttagttcatGATCAggaggaattttttttttcttttttggtattaaaagaaaaagaacgaATCCCGTGTGAAAACGCTATACATAAGGAAAGTGAAAGAAATCTTCTTTGCTTGGGTTTTCAGCTATGCATCTGATTCATTTCTTGCTAAGAAGCTTTAATTTCTTCAATGGcactttgaatttaaatgcCAAGTTTTATCTGAGTTTCATATTCTAAATTATTTCTCTGTTTTACTCTTGCTTTTAAAAGTAAATGCTTTAACCAAGTACGAAATATTTACCTCTATATTTGATCCATGTTCTGTTTAGTCTTTGCTCATAACATATTTTACCTCATTCACCCCTGAAaatctgttttggtgtagtttAGGTCCTTGACTCAACTCTAATCATGCTCAAGTCAGTCCCCATTCCTATTTCACATAAAATGCTTAAgatttaagaataataatagGTGTTTATGAACTACggtgattaatttattcaagaTTTGTACTCCATTTTAATTATGTAAGTTAGAATCAATTTTCAGTAATTTGTAGGGTGTAAATGAGATATTGATGTTCGCAAGTTACTTGAGTTCAACtcgaaaataatttaaatccgGTTCGGTAATTATCAAACCGGGCTCGAGTTATTGCTTGAGCCGAATTCGGGCTTAATAATACTTGACTCAAACTGTTTACGAATTTTatcgagttttttttatattattagattattttattgcTATTAATATATTGCGTTAAGCTTGGGCTTGAGTACAAAAATTAGTAAACGATATTAATCGAGCACGTGTAGCTCGATTATATCTCGAGCCAAGCTcgaatttaaaaacaaatagtCAATTAAACTTGAACTTAAATTTAGTAGTACTCGAATTCGACTCAACTCGATTACaacccttttattatttttatattttaaataaaaaacgaaAATCAACAACTTATatcataaaatcaataattactcaatttgcacaaattatattaataaaataatttaataaaaatcgatTTTATCAAGAACCCATTCTTTTCTTGTTGTGTTGCTAATTCCCCTAATTCCCATGCCCTCTTGCTATCTGGTGTTCATGTTGTTGAATCCTTTCCATCTCTTCGTCAAGATAGAAAGCTTGAGATGTTCCTCCTAAATGTGATTCCGATGACACATTTTTATTCTTCATGTAAAGATTCACGAGCTTTTACATAGTGTTTGGTGCTTTCcatgttatatttataatagAATGTGATTAACaggaatattattttataacttttggtATATTcgaaatgtattaattaaaaacgTTTGGTTCACTAAATACTTTCCTAAGAATATAACGATTGTAATACCCTATTTTTGCCCGGGTCAAAAGGGCCTAAATTACAAACGGGCCTATGTGGCCCAAATCAAACAGAGGCCCAAAACCAAACCCCAAATCCAGTGGCCCAAACAAtcaaaaaccctagggtttctaggaTGAACTTGCGCCGCAACCAGGGTCTTCGCACTAGCCGCCTCCCCGAATCTTCATCTGCACACAAAAAAGGAAGCAAAACAGTAACGGAAAGAAATCAAAGGATTGTGAATCAAATCAATGTAatggaaagaaatcaaaagattgagaatcaaatcaatgtaaacaagattttatttctatattttttattatggctatataaagccattgagGATACATTATTGGGGGGACccgattttgaaaaaaatgaataaagaaaaaaacgattaacagttaaaaaaaagaaggtgatttaccattttttctttttctctgcgTTTCTCTACTgtgttcttttattattattattattattattattattattattattattat
This region includes:
- the LOC105804178 gene encoding uncharacterized protein At5g01610, translating into MIPLVPAIFLHVIFIFFALVNGEQETIYDILKAHGLPTGLLPKGITRFEFDETGRFEVQLDQACNAMFECQFRYDRNVSGTLKYGQIGALSGISSQELFLWFQVKGIWVDVPSSGLIYFDVGVVSKQFSLSWFETPRDCMAIQDDSESGDSIGDGKLLAEAVAKSPRAKHRYELDHGSFGRNEI
- the LOC105804169 gene encoding linoleate 9S-lipoxygenase — its product is MDSHHHLCYKMQECFNAIRNKISDCNSLQDRHGSRYLINGKVVIEHSPGLSGPGKSATVQVYSSTVIDPNTRKGKLSGKACLKKGKSSKKDSTKTTVYKIKLHVEPGFGNPGAFLIENNHKHRFFLQSATLVPPENNVIHFDCRSWVYPIKDTNTSRLFFSNTCYLPSKSPACLVELRKEELESLRGDGTGERKEWDRIYDYDVYDDLGNPEKGPDHVRPVLGGSRSRPYPRRGRTGRPATKNGTISLDTYVPPDERCSPKKLSEFIANAIQATAHFLLPEAKSLPRDSSSFESFGDIRDLYSNNRRQAMRGTSVTEKVKKFVPAQLFKDVTHVIEEVDIKFPLPQIIRANQFAWKLDEEFGRQMLAGTNPTRIHCLREFPPRGTLTESYIEQSDIEHNLDGLSFEQAMKQWRIYVLDHHDYLLPFLRKMYSEGVCPCASRTLLFLRNDATLKPLAIELTYPGSSNNVAGMKTMVFLPEKEDIPQALWQLAKAHVAANDSAYHQLISHWLHTHAVVEPFIIATRRQLSVMHPIHRLLDPHFKDTMHINALARTVLINAGGILEKTLFTGKFSMELSSELYKQWRFDEQALPSDLIKRCMALEESENPRGAHMLFQDYPYGLDGLDIWLAIQTWVGDFCDIFYEDDASVKSDTEIQAWWLEIRNVGHGDKRKEKWWCQMTTKADLKRTLTTLVWIASALHASVNFGQYSYAGYPPNRPSRCRKFVPEEGTMEFAEFLKDPDKYFLNMLPDRFEASLGIALMEVLSRHTSEEVYLGQRATSEWIDNEQVKQRFEKFNKSLREMEKQIMERNGDPELMNRRGPAKVPYKLLYPDATKVETSAGITAKGIPHSISI